The following are from one region of the Methanoculleus caldifontis genome:
- a CDS encoding PKD domain-containing protein: protein MVPASAGTWQIETVDSAGDVGEHTSLALDPTTGNPRISYYDFTNGHLKYAARDGSTWQIETVDPAEDVGEFTSLALDPATGHPRISYYDSTNSDLKYAAWDGSAWQIETVNPAGDVGEFTSLALDPATGHPRISYYDTTGDLKYAAHDGSAWQIETVDSEGDVGLDLSLALDPTTGYPKISYYDYTNYDLKYAAWNGSAWQIETIDSVEPWVCISLALDPTTGYPRIAYSDDSLLGGGLKYAAWDGSTWQIKKFAPEGLWGSRISLALDPTTGYPRISHDESHRLEYVTWNGSVWRSEVVDSSREVGSPSLALDPTTGYPRISYYEDITRSGEITQDLKYAALQPDNVPPSITAITVPADPLPVNTTVSVSATFTDPDAGNTHTAVWDWGDGTTSAGTVTGPNSAGTVNGSHTYTAPGTYTITLTVTDNDGSSDSDTAIITVRAQTPAEATSNLITRVESLGLPHGIENALTAILENAIAALNNGDENAAGNALNAFMNQVEAQKGKKLTVGEADALIAMAQTIVDSI, encoded by the coding sequence GTCGACCTGGCAGATCGAGACCGTCGATCCCGCGGAAGATGTTGGGGAGTTCACCTCCCTGGCCCTGGACCCGGCCACCGGCCACCCACGGATCAGTTACTATGACTCTACGAACAGCGACCTGAAGTATGCCGCCTGGGACGGGTCAGCCTGGCAGATCGAGACCGTCAATCCCGCGGGAGATGTCGGGGAGTTCACCTCCCTGGCCCTGGACCCGGCCACCGGCCACCCACGGATCAGTTACTATGACACAACCGGTGATCTGAAGTATGCTGCCCATGACGGGTCGGCCTGGCAGATCGAGACCGTCGATTCCGAGGGAGATGTCGGGCTTGATCTCTCCCTGGCCCTGGACCCGACCACCGGTTACCCCAAGATCAGTTACTATGACTATACGAACTATGACCTGAAGTATGCTGCCTGGAACGGATCGGCTTGGCAGATCGAGACCATCGATTCCGTGGAGCCCTGGGTGTGCATCTCCCTGGCCCTGGACCCGACCACCGGCTACCCGCGGATCGCCTACTCCGATGATAGCCTGTTGGGAGGAGGCCTGAAGTATGCTGCCTGGGACGGGTCGACCTGGCAAATAAAGAAGTTTGCACCCGAAGGGCTTTGGGGAAGTAGGATCTCCCTGGCCCTGGACCCGACCACCGGCTACCCCAGGATCAGCCACGATGAATCCCACCGGTTGGAGTATGTTACCTGGAACGGGTCAGTCTGGCGGTCCGAGGTCGTCGATTCCTCGAGAGAAGTGGGGTCCCCCTCTCTGGCCCTGGACCCGACCACCGGCTACCCCAGGATCAGTTACTATGAAGACATAACTCGTTCCGGGGAGATAACCCAGGACCTGAAGTATGCAGCCCTGCAGCCCGATAATGTCCCCCCTTCGATCACCGCAATCACGGTCCCCGCGGACCCCCTTCCCGTGAACACCACGGTCAGCGTCAGCGCAACCTTCACGGATCCGGATGCGGGCAACACCCACACCGCGGTGTGGGACTGGGGTGACGGTACCACCAGCGCCGGGACCGTGACCGGACCCAACAGTGCGGGCACCGTCAACGGTTCGCACACCTACACCGCGCCCGGGACCTACACCATCACCCTGACCGTGACAGACAACGACGGATCTTCGGACTCCGATACCGCAATCATCACTGTGAGGGCGCAAACTCCTGCAGAAGCGACATCGAACCTGATCACCCGGGTGGAGAGCCTCGGTTTACCGCACGGCATCGAGAATGCGCTCACAGCCATACTGGAGAACGCCATCGCGGCGCTGAACAACGGTGATGAGAATGCAGCCGGCAACGCCCTCAATGCCTTCATGAACCAGGTGGAGGCGCAGAAAGGAAAGAAATTGACTGTCGGAGAAGCCGACGCTCTGATCGCCATGGCGCAGACGATTGTCGATAGCATCTAG